The Haloarcula sp. H-GB4 genome segment GTCTCAACAGCCAGCGTTGCGTAGCCGAACCGTCGCATCAGGACGTTCTCGCGGATGGTGACCGTCTGGACCTTCTCCAGCGGGATGTTACCGCTGTACCGGCGCAACAGCCCTCGCTCGTACCGGAGGTCGCCGTCGGCCTGTGTGAGTCGGAAGCCGTAGTATTCGATGACGGTCAGCGCCACACTGACGACCAGCGCAAGCAGGAGGAACTGGACGACAGAGAGGGCGGCGAAGACAGCCAGTCGCGTGGATTCCGGTGAGCTAGCCAGCCAGCGGACGACAGGCCCATTCAGCGACGCCCCAACGAGGTTCGCATTGAACCGCAGGACGGTCCAGACGATATCCATCCCCAGCGGGAGCGACGCGAGCGTCAGGACCGGCGCGGCCGGACGGACGGAGACGAGCGCGTACGTCAGGAGTTCGCGCTGGTCGAACGCGAACAACAGCGACCCGTCTGGCTGGTCGCGTGGTTCCGTGTCCGAAGCCGAGGCCGAGTCCCCGAAGTCATTCGCCGTCTTGGCGTCGCCGGTGTGTGCAGGTGTGGGACCGGTCACGCCGGGAAGGTCAGCGTGGGCCGACCGGCCAGATGTTGCAGTCTCAGACACCGCGTCGGAAGTTTCTGCCGCCGACTCGGCGGCTTCGTCCCGGTCGTGGGTCCGCACGTAGTTCCGGAGACGTTTGACCTCCGCCTCGTCGACCGCGTCCAGTGTGGCTTCCGTTGCGCTGCCGCCAGCCGTCTCGAAGCGGACGATTGCGAGCCCGAGCAGGCGGTTGAGGATGTTCTGTTCGACATCGAGGTTCTGGACGCGGCCCAGCGGAATCTGGCGGGACTGCCTGGCGAAGACACCAGATTCGACAGTGAGCGTGTCCCCATCGAGTTCGTAGCGAAAGCGGAGATAGCGCGCCAGCGCGTAGCCGCCAAACGTCAGTGCACCGAGCAGGCCCAGCAGCGGAACCGCGAACGCTGGCAGTCCGAGCATGCCGGTCCCGAGCGACCCGCCGAAGAAGCCGAAGAAGCCGCCTTGCAGCGCCGCTCGGGCAACGCTCAGGACCGCACTTCGCGGATGGAGCCGGTTCATACCGCGTCCGTGGCCTCGCTCTCGTTCGCGAGGTCACGGAGTTGTTCTCGCAGTTCGGTGGCTCGTTCGGGCCGCAGTCCGGGGATCGTGATGTCCGCGCCGCGGGTCCCGGCAGTGTAGACGACGACGCTCGCCAGCCCGAT includes the following:
- a CDS encoding PH domain-containing protein: MNRLHPRSAVLSVARAALQGGFFGFFGGSLGTGMLGLPAFAVPLLGLLGALTFGGYALARYLRFRYELDGDTLTVESGVFARQSRQIPLGRVQNLDVEQNILNRLLGLAIVRFETAGGSATEATLDAVDEAEVKRLRNYVRTHDRDEAAESAAETSDAVSETATSGRSAHADLPGVTGPTPAHTGDAKTANDFGDSASASDTEPRDQPDGSLLFAFDQRELLTYALVSVRPAAPVLTLASLPLGMDIVWTVLRFNANLVGASLNGPVVRWLASSPESTRLAVFAALSVVQFLLLALVVSVALTVIEYYGFRLTQADGDLRYERGLLRRYSGNIPLEKVQTVTIRENVLMRRFGYATLAVETAGYSGGNQQSTQGVAVPLAPREEVYELARDIESFGDLDFDRPPKRARRRYLARFSLAAAGLTAVAYGIDLLVLETGYWWLAALLFLPVVPAAHFRWRHRGFDLDDSVLATRSGFWRRTTRIVPYYRLQTVFVTRSPFQRRRDLATVGADTASSSSLLGGVAQVYDIDEDTAKELRDTLRERLTAHVAGLRTGARGGDADA